Part of the Cololabis saira isolate AMF1-May2022 chromosome 15, fColSai1.1, whole genome shotgun sequence genome, CTGCGCTCTCGCCGCTGGAGAGTTGATGCGAGGCTCAGATCCGCCTTCGGTCTCAAACCTGGCGCAGTTTAGGAGCCGTCGTCTACCGGGACTTCTTTGTTGTTTCTCTTAAACCCGCTTTGGGGGGCCAGCCCGAGAATCTTAGATTTGGATGGTGTTTTTGGGCgggttggtggtggtggggagACATTACGCAGGGAAACAGCAGGTGAGTCGACACCTgagagcagcagctctgcagactCCAGAGACCTCACCTCCGCCACCTGTTGACGCGACACCCAGcctgcacaaacacgcacagacAGGCAACACGGAGCCATTTCCTATGCGTAAAAGTGGCTGAAAGCGCGTCCTTTACGGTGGGAGCGGGGGGAAGTTCGGATGGGTGACCGGTAACAGGTTACGGAGCCAGGTATGGGGAACCAGGTGGACAGACTCTCACACCTAAGTTACGCAGAAGTTCCCACCGTGGACCCCAACGGCGCGGACGCGGACGACGGTCCGCGCATCGGCGTCTCCTACATCTTCTCCAACGACGACGACGAGCTGGAGGACGGATGCGCGCTGGACGGCACGGAAAAGGACCCGAACCAGGAAGAGACGCACTACGACCAGCGCGACGAGGTGGAGTGCGCCGTCTTCCACCGGGACGAGTGCGTGTACGAGCGCAGCGCCAAGTGCGCCGGCCCGGAGGAGGTCTACTCCCCGGAGAACCTGCTCAACAAATGCAAAGCCGGGGACCTGGTGGAGTTCGTGTCCTGCGGCCAGTACCCGCACTGGGCGGTGTACGTGGGGGACTTCCAGGTGGTGCACCTGCACAGAGCCCAGGTGAAGAGCAGCTTCCTCACGGACGCCAGTCGGGGCAGGAGGTGTCGGGTGGTGAATGACCTGTACAGGTTCAAGGCGCTGCGGGCGGACGTGGTGGTGCAGAGCGCCATGGAGCAGGTGGGGCTGAAGGACCAGGAGCTGAGCTGGAGGAACTCCGAGTGCTTCGCCGCCTGGTGCAGGTTCGGCAGGAGGGAGTTCAAGATGGGTGGGGAGATCCGGATCGGGAAGCAGCCCTACAGGCTGAAGATCTGCATGTCGGACAAGCGCTCGCACATGCTGGAGTTCCAGAGCTTGGAGGACGTGATCATGGAGAAGAGGAGGACGGATCAGCTGGGCAGGACGGCCATGCTCCAGGAGCTGGCCACACAcctgagaggagaggaggagaggaaacagCAGCCCGGAGCGGACTGACGGCTGCCCCTCCAACCTGCTCAACATGCGTctcaagactgatttatggtctgcgttaaatcgacgcaaaaACTTAcgccgtacgtgcgcgtcgccgcgctaCCCTAtaccgtagggtctgcgtcggtgtaacgcggaaccataaatcagccttcagccgAACAGAACCTCCGGAATCTACAACGAGACGAATGTATCTTGAGTCATAACTGAGTCACTGAGGTCTACTGGACTTGGATCTCATATTCTATATCCACTTGTGAGTTTTTGACCCATGTTTtcacaaatttataatataattGCCTTAAAGCCACAATAATGAGCATCCCCACActggaaaaactcaaaatcttactaggaatatttgtcttatttctagttaaaatgtctaatttttagtaaaaaaaaaatctcattacacttaaaacaagagtcactaccagaaaaataacttatttgacaattttcacctgtttcaagtacattttcacttgaaataagtagaaaaatctgccagtgggacaagatttatcttctcattacaagcaaaaaaaccatcaatggcagatttttctacttattttaagtgaaaatctacttgaaacaggtgaaaattgttttttccattgatgagtcttggtttagtttagtgtaatgagattcttttgactaaaaagattttaactagaaataagaaaaatgttcttgttaagattttgagtttttgcagtgcagtagCTCAATGGCCTTAGAAATTCACGTCAATCAGCTGTGTAAAGTTTTGTAGGAGCTTAAATGTGTCATGATTCTGTAAGTAGACTGAACATTCCTCTATTTATAGTGTGCCTCATTACTTGATCCAAATGGGGGTTCATTTCATCTCACAGCACACAGACGGCGAACTGTCAAGCAGGATCTAGCAGGATCCCCCTGCCTTTAGGGATCATTCTCACACCAGCACACGTGCACATGTGAACTGCTGAGGAGTCTGTCTGTGTTACACTGGTCAAAGTGTGTATGAAATGTTCCAGAAGTTAAAGTAAACCGTAAATAATTGTGTCTGTTTTGGACGAGTCTCTTGATTTAATTGCTGGAATAAGAGCGTTTCTTAGAACATATCTGAAGAGGCTCCTTGGGGTCAGGGTTATTTACTTCTCCGAGTTATGAAGCACGCCGAAAATGTTTTCTGGAAAAGATTTAAAAGTTGCAATTAATAGCTGATAAATATTTTCTTATTACCTGTGTGAGGCAGTAACGGGGAGCATGTCAGATTATAGCCCCCCTTTGCCAAAAGGATTAAAGTTGTAGATGGGCTGCAGGTAGATAGCACCATTACCACACAAGTAGCCTGTAGCTACAGTCTTATACAgggctttttttctgtttaaaacCCAAACCTCCGTACAATCGGGGGCAACGTGGCACTCTGTGTCGTGTCCGAGGACAGTTCAGGATGCGGGGTAGCCACTCTCTGCCCTACATCCGTGCCGTCTGCTCTCCAGCACATCTGCATTTGGGCTCTTATTCTGGACTTTGGCTCTGGAAGGGACCAGCTGCTCCGACATGTACGCTAAACAACCCTTCAGAGGGCACTAGGTATTTCTAACAGATGTgtaaaaatttaattttctaattctttttgtccgacaaaaacatttttaggtttttttttttacctcagacagacaaaaagaattagaaaattaAATTGTTAATCCATAGACAAAATGTACTTTATTAAATCAGATGTGTAAAAAGTGCCAGTTCTCCACAGACATCTATCTACCACGGCAGTATCCAAACCAAGTACTGTAGATGGACCAAAGTCCTTTTTTTTGGAACTTTATTGACTAATGAATTGGATAGAAATGAACAGAAATCTGATATAGGCTCATTAGGGGTCAATAttattgggattttttttttttttctgggtgTCTGCTGTTTTGGGTTTGCATATTTTAAAGTTAGATGAGTAGTAATTGGTCCATAATGCATGCATTTCATTGCGTTTCATCCATCTTCTATCGAGCCAGAGGCAGGTCAGGGATAAGTAACCACACGCCTGCTCACACTCAGCCCTGTGACAGTTTAATATCACAGAGTGATATATCATAGAGTTCCCGTCTATGCTCGGCTCGCGCGACCAGCGGCTGCCCCTCTCGAGCCTAGTTCTGGCTCTTCGTGAGCCCCTCTCCCAGCAAGTCACATTGATCAGTTGATTGGGTATAAATGGCGTTGTTTGAGCCAGTTTCTTTATTTTGATTATGCGTTGGCACAAGGCGGTCAtgataaaaagaaggaaaaaatcccCCAAACAATCTAATACATGATGACAGCTCatgaagttgttaaaaagttttGCAGATCCTTTACATAACATCTTTGGCAGCTTTTGCATTTGGAGCGCCGTGCATGTGTCCACGCCGGCGATCTGATCACAGATGGGCAGCTTTGAGATGATCTGAGTCCCCACATGTCTTTTGTGACCACTTTGGTCCCTCAAGACTGACCATTATGATTGGATCTTATTCACCTGCTTAGAGTAACACTTACGTCCCAGTGTCGTCTTTCAGCTGAGCATCAGGCAGAACATGTTTACTTGTGTCTTTGTAAAATCTTAAATACATTCAGTGAGCTGAAGTGGACGTGTAATGCATTTGTCACTCAGCATGAGTATTTACCAaagatttatatatttttacttagtCAATACCCTCATTTATTACTACAacgtgagaaaaataaaaagagcatCAAGTGCTGTATTTAGGTTGTCAAGCTCTCTCTCAGAGCACCTTTGCTGGCTAAGCTTTTAAACTCAATCGTTTTTATTCTGAACCAGATGCTGCAGAATAGACGGTAAAAACATATGCACATAATAAGCAGGAACTACTGCCAGTAATTCACCCACGGGCTGTGCACTCCTTGTAATGCACAACAAGGCATTCTCTGCTTGCTCCGACACTTCACGTTAAATTTTGCTACGTTACATTAAAACGTCTGCTCTGATGAGCAGAAATGTGCACAGTTCAGCTGTAAACACTCAGGGTAAGGCCCATTAAACCGCAACGGTCCAGAGCTGGAGCTCTGGTGTTGCACTCACAGCTGCTTTGTTCACTGTTGCAGCAGAGATGAATATAGAAGATGAGCAGGAGGTTTTCTGTGAGCCGAGTGATGCGTCCTGTGAGCTTATGTTTtctacgcttttttttttttttaatttccttttttcaacCGGTAGAGTAAAACAGCATCCTGGTGGAAACTGTGACACTCGTGAGGAGTCGCATCTTCTCGGAAGGTGGTCCTTCGATGTTGTTAGGGATGTGTTTGCATTCACGCTGCTGTGCTCATTTTGCCACAGGTGTCACCCTCTCTGAATGTAGGCTGAGTGTTGATGTGTTTCATGATGTCCGCTTAATCCAGACAAAGACACATGTTAGAACCAGGTCTGTAGTGATTAAGGACCACCACAGTGCTGATCTGGTTCTTCTGCAGGGAGGAAAACACGACTGAAGAACGCTGGGACCAGGGGGCCACCACCTCTAAAAGTCACCCAACCATAAACACAGAACTTGTTAACACCGAGACATCATTACTTTGACCTCATAAACCCTTTACAACGTAAAACGCGTCTATAATTGTAAATATGCTTACTTTGagttaatttgatttgattttcatTTCAGGGTTTTGGGTAAATTTTAGTAGAAGAGTCACCATGGTTACGTAGGTCATTGAAATTATCTTTTTTCAGACTATCAAAATACATAACATTTGCGTCCCCATTAATCAACTTGTTACAAAAATAGTGCCACAATTTGCACACCAAATGCATCAAGATTAACAATTAACAAAGGCAATATTTTCTCAGAGGAACAAAAACCTCCTACTTCAGGTCCAGCTCCTAGAATTTCTGATGTGGATGGTTTAATCCATTAACTCAAATATGTTACAGACTGCAAGAGTATATTGTGTTCCATGAACACAATGTAATGTGGttatctctatttttttttccacaaagggaaaatgatttttttcttttgactgTTTGGAGTGCTGCTCACTTAATCATGGATCGAGGACTCAAAGAGAATGATTGCAGGTaatttgaaccttttttttcttaaaaagaaaagaaaagtttgtTTTCATAAATCAGTTTCAACATAATTCGGGTATATGGAGGTTTTCAGCGCAGCCTTGAAAAACATAGTGGAACAATGTCAGAGACTTAAAAAGAGCAGAAGTATAATACACAGTGGCTATAAATAATGTATATAAAGTATAGTGAACAAAACATAAATGTGTATCTGCTGGTGTTAGACAACTTTTAGTGGTGAAAAACAAATAGAAATAGTAATTGAAAGACCCTatgggaaaatgttgatgatttgacacacacatgtatatacatgCACGCACGTGCACGCACGTGGTGCATCAGAACTTTAGCAGTGCAAGTATTTCCCCTTGTTTTGTCCGTTAGTAACCCAGAGGGAGTGTGATGGGGTTCTTCATCGCGTCTCTGTGGAAACCATCTTGAATAAAacaacgtttttgttttttttttgcactttagtgTAACGTTTCTGTGAAAGGGGTAATCAAAGTGAAACCTGATCTGGGATTTTTAGATGTGTAATCATGAATGTAATGACGTGTGCACATTGATTTACTTCAGTATGTTGTAGCTTAACTGGTAAGTACTTTGTAAATATCAGTTATTCCCTTCAGACATTCCTCCTCCGACGACACGCTGGTGAATTATTACTGGGTGTTAATGCATGACTGATACCTAAGTCTCTTTGATGCTGGATTAATCTACTTTTATAGACCATAGAGCCTCTAAATTAAATTCACCAGCTGTATTTTATAATAATACACATGCTTCTCCTTAGGAAATGGATGATATATAATGCCGTCTGACTGCTATTTCAGCAAAACAGCAGCTGTCCAGCATTAACTTTCTCCTCGGCCCTTTCTCTTCATTAGGATGTGAAAGCATTAGCATGGCAGTGGCAACCCAATTATAATCAACTGTCAGAGCTCGCCTGCAGGAACCTCTGAccgccgctgctgctggagctcgcGGTCGTGTCACCGGAGGAGGAACACATGCAGTTTGCGCCCCACAGCTGGTCTTTATCTTTAGAGTGAAGCTGATGAGAAACAGAAAGCAATGGTGGGCAAGCAGTTTTCATACagagattttgatttgatttccattttcaaatgtttattttacaacCTTTTCCAATTAACACACGGCAGGCCAGTCCAGCGTTTTCTTCTCTGACAGTTATTTCTTCTCAAATCTGCAGAGACGCAGCTACGCGTTGTGTTGTTGAGAAATGCATGGACGTCCTTGGAAAACATGTTATCCTGAAGGCAGCATAAGCCGCTATGAAATCTTAATGAACGTTTCCGAATGAATGCAGCATGCACAGAAGGGTTAATTACCTTTGCCAAGGGCGCTGACATACCGTGACCTTATCCTTTCACACACCTCTGAACTCATTGCTGTCTAGTTGCTCCTTTTAATTTGAGTGGCCACAAAACAGCTTTCCATTGTGTGATGGTTGATTTCAGGTAGCTACTACTTATGTTATAATATCATTATGATTTTAATGTTCCATCCCAAAtgattttaaatgcattaaaaggCAAAGTAAATGAAAGAATCACTGCTTTTCCACAGAATCCCGTTTTAAAGATATGGGTTTGGGGTAGTTTCTACCAACACATTGTACAGAACATGCAAAAGCTATAGCCTTAAAATTATTGACCCTGACAGGCAtcacaaatacaaaaataaggaaaaaaaataagagcaATGAACAAGACATAGTAAATAAGACATTTGTCCTCCTGAGTTACAGTTATTAACAAATTACAGTTCACATCTAATGTTCACATAACCGTGAGCTTTGAATGTTTAGGTTCAAACCCTTTGAAGACCTGCCTGCAAGATCTaaacatcaaaactctgaagatGTTAAATAATTCAGTCGTGTTCCTGCTGTGGACTGCTACTAAAACTGATGCAACGTGCAGCTTAACGTCGTCTGTCAGACCTGTCCTGCTGCACAGTCGCTAATCTTTTAGGGAGGATGCAGGATAGCACATTGCTAAGCACCGACTGCttggcagaggtggacagagtactcgaccccagtacttgagtaaaagtacaaatactactggtcaaaatttactccgttataagtaaaagtagctcagtcaaaatattactcgagtaagagtagaaaagtacttgcttttaaaggtacttaagtatccaaaagtaaatgcttttaaatgtactttaagtaaaagtaagagtaagagtaaacttcttattttccacatcagtaaattactatatttttttaaaattaatttaaggatcttttaactcttgtttctgagaatatactctttgaaaccagctgcactgatgtgctgcttttagaaccacaatgttatataaaactctgtcttgacttgttgcggctctgtcttgacaaacgcaggctactttggcggtatcgttttgaggaggcttgacgtatttccgctttacgtacatcccagtggagagcgtgcactgtgataggtctcctcctttgacaaaaacagcttgtgtccaataggattttagggaagaagaaaaaagagcagacctgaaagtaacgagtacttttcagccttcctagaaatttactcgagtaaaagtaaaaatatttgtcttggaaatgtattcaagtaaggtacttaagtacagtactcaagtaaatttactccattactgtccaccactgctgcTTGGCCCAGGCAGTGATCTGTTCAGCTTATATTCATATATCTTTGAACGGCCCTGAACAGCTTCCCACAAATTTGAAAGTGgattattttattaaaagtactttttttttctttttcttagacATACTTTCTGATGACCTGTTTAGGATTTTAAGACTGCTCATCCACGGATTTTATTACAATGTTCcagcaattaaataaaaacattgtagtcAGCCAAATGTCCACAAACTGTAGCAGCTCTGCTGGACGTTTGGTCCTCCAAATATGGGGTGCAGTCCCCCTAACTTATGTGCTTTTCACAAAATGAAACCACGCGGTCCAATGCCAGTAAATCTGCATTTGTCGTCCCCTAACAACCACAGCTCAGCATCGTCAGGTTGGTCCTTCAATCCACCGAGCGTTACTCTGATTATCAAAGCTTTCGTGGTTTAACTTCAGTCCTCACAAACTTCATCCACCTCCTTTTCCATCTTGTTTGATCCTCAGTGATTTAAGTTTGGGATCTGTTACAAGCATTTTTGCTTCTATAAAACCAACATTATTATAAACTTTTCTGACTGAACAtctgttcttttttgttttcgaGGCACAGAGGCACTGTGGAAGTAAATGTATGCATGccaggtttctttttttgtaaagagACGTTGATCCCAAACTGCAGATTACTGTAAAAATTTGAAAGGATGTTTAAAAGGTCTATTGCTGTCAGAATAAGAATTGAGTTTCAGGACTTGGCAGATGGATCCAGCGTTGTCCGCTTGGACAGGGGCGAACAGGTGAGTCTCTGAAAAGATAAATGACTGAGCAGATGTGACAATCGGAGGATGAGTTGTGAGAACACCGCTGTATTTACACGGTCAGGTTATGACAGGATGGAGAACAGAAACTATCCAAGCAGAAAACCCAAAACATCCTCACAGCAAGGCCCACAGCATGCACAAACAGATATATAATTAAATAGCTTAATATAAATGTTTAAACTGTTTCTGAACCCTATAAAGGTCTTTTCTTTGCCTAAGCTAACCCGAACCCTTTGTGGTGTGAGCTTGTCGCGTTGGGTTATGTGCACCTGCTGAGCTGCGAGCGAGCGAGCCATAAAACATCCACAAACACAACACAGCTGCTTTTTATGCCTCAGGTGCTCCTTTATGAGCAGCCTGAACCAGGTGCTGGTGCTGGGCCGATGCTCCAGCCGGTTCAGAGGTTTGCTTTTCCTGTCACACGTTTTGTTTTACCTGCAGCCACAATACAGTGACGTCATTGTACCATTGTGTTATTCTGTATCTTCCAGGGCGGTTGGAGCCTCCCTTTAGTGTGCTCTGCATGTCTATAGAGCAACACAAACAAAGAGCACACTGTTTGTCTTGCTTTCTCTTGGAAATACTGTCTCAATGTTTCCAGTCATCATTTACAAAGGTTCGTCTGCAGCAACAGATCCTTTAATAACTGACATAAAAAAGAATGCACAAAAAATCcttacttttattatttaaagtgTTTATTAAATATTGgaatacaatttttttcagtttccaaatatatatgttttattaatATACATAGGGTAATTTTATGTActgggactttttttttaaattaatttgttttatttaaaaaaatctgtttattgtataaatgttttttgtttgtttgattataGGGTGGTAAAGAAGTCTCAGATGTGTCAAATATCATACAGTCAGCATTATAGGGTTAGATCAATTTACAAAAATTCAAAGTGAGAAAATCTAACAAACATTTCAATTAAAGCATGAAAGATTTtctttcatgttaaaatgttggAAGAAATATTACACGTAATTACAATAATGAATGTCTGTCGGCAGCAGAGATGTTTGGTGGAGATGGAAGCTCGGGGCGTGTTTCTGCAAACGAGATTGGGAATTTTGTCAGGCATAATAGTGTCCTCGGTGGAAAAAAGTGCAGGCAGATACTCATCCATCACGCGATACCATCAGGGAGGCATCTGATTAACCCAGAAGTTATTCTGCAGGAGGacaaaaaccccaaaatgtAGTCAATGTGATTAGGAACAATTTTCaatgaaataagaaagaaaaaaaaaacaaagaatcatGGAAGTGGAGCCCCGATTTTAACGTCACCCAGGGTGTCGTATGTATGCCCAGTGTTTTGTATCGGGTCCATAAATGCTGGTGGGTGATTCTGAAACACCAAACAAATGAAACGGCCCCCAGACGATCTATGTTGGTGTGTGTGCTTATGTTCCCCCCTCTGTATGAGTCATTGCAGTTACTACATCTAGCTCTTAAACCTTTACATGGATTGAGAGGTACTTGTCTCTCAGATGCTTTCAGATGTCTTACCTCCCAAATCACTCAATATATCTGAATAATCGTGCAAAATTTGCacgatctgatcgttccttatgttcctaacagagggcaggtttactcgtagatCCTAGAAGATCCAAATGTAGATCTGGAGGAcgggtcttctgctatcaggaactgtt contains:
- the lratd2a gene encoding protein LRATD2a; this encodes MGNQVDRLSHLSYAEVPTVDPNGADADDGPRIGVSYIFSNDDDELEDGCALDGTEKDPNQEETHYDQRDEVECAVFHRDECVYERSAKCAGPEEVYSPENLLNKCKAGDLVEFVSCGQYPHWAVYVGDFQVVHLHRAQVKSSFLTDASRGRRCRVVNDLYRFKALRADVVVQSAMEQVGLKDQELSWRNSECFAAWCRFGRREFKMGGEIRIGKQPYRLKICMSDKRSHMLEFQSLEDVIMEKRRTDQLGRTAMLQELATHLRGEEERKQQPGAD